Part of the Paludisphaera borealis genome, CGAACGCCGCCGACCGGCTTGATCTCGGCGAACACGTGCTTGCGATAGAGGGGGACGACCGTCTTGCAAGGACAGATCCGAACGTCGTCGCCGAGCGCCATGCATAGTTCGAGGATCTTGTCGCAGATCGGCCGCAAGGCCGACGTCTTGCCGCTGAACATTGAGGCGACGTAGCCGCCGGCCGCCTTCAGATAGGCCGTCGGATCGCCGTCCTCCGCGCCGCGGCCCTCGGCGAGCTCGGCGATCCACCAAGCTCCGTTGGTCCCCAGGCCGTGCTCCGACTTCAGCCACGCGCGGCGCTCGCGCTCGGAGTCGGGGCCGTCCTCATGGACAAGCTCGATCCACTCTTCGAGAGCCCGGCCGGTCTTGCCCGCCAGGCCCGCGATCCAGGCTTGCTTCATCGCGACGCTTGGGTGCACGCTGTAGGATGCGGTCGCCCGCTTGAGTCTCGTCACCGATGCCTCCCACTTTGTAGTAACTTTCCCCAAATCGCAATCGCCGTTGATTTTACGAAATTTTTAACCATCCGTCAATCACGAGCCGACTGGCCGTCCCGGGGGCTCGAACCGGCAAAGGCGGTCGGCGCATGCGGCGATCGACGCACGGCGAGGCCGGCGGACGACGGCGCGCAGAGCGAACGTCCGGCCGGGCGACGATCGACTCGCTCGATGAACGTGGAGCGAACGACCGGCCCCGCCTGAACGCACGGCCGGAGTGTTCATTTGTATCGGATTAGCGGCGCGTTGTGCGGACGTCGAACGATCGAGGGGATGAGAGAGGCGTTGGCTCAGAGGCTCCTTGGCTCGTCTCGTGGGGTGAAAAACTCGACGTTTTCGGTCCGTGCGCGAACCGA contains:
- a CDS encoding DUF5655 domain-containing protein, yielding MTRLKRATASYSVHPSVAMKQAWIAGLAGKTGRALEEWIELVHEDGPDSERERRAWLKSEHGLGTNGAWWIAELAEGRGAEDGDPTAYLKAAGGYVASMFSGKTSALRPICDKILELCMALGDDVRICPCKTVVPLYRKHVFAEIKPVGGVRIDLGFALQDMEPTGRLIDTGGFAKKDRISHVVPIRTLTDVNAEVKRWLRWAYDLDA